The following are encoded together in the Pygocentrus nattereri isolate fPygNat1 chromosome 3, fPygNat1.pri, whole genome shotgun sequence genome:
- the mrps15 gene encoding 28S ribosomal protein S15, mitochondrial yields MGLTNILKSAAVVLRTWTASSGSPCGSVTAGRPLTQLVTRSLSVRSHENFTSQSVRQYAQAVRKKQEFQSQLQDLSPSMLKPEYASVPLAHTVEDVVKKLLTLELASHSEKLHLKKEQLVAKVRRDENDRSSPEVKIAILTAQIRNFQEHLQKHPKDKANKRWMLMRIDQRSKMLKVLRRTHYDAFEKVCQELGISYTFPPEYYRRATRRWLAKKALCIKVFKEVQKQKAEQRNKMKQSLSQEKTETSSTSPPDAQGTAI; encoded by the exons ATGGGGTTGACAAACATCCTGAAATCAGCAGCAGTGGTTTTACGAACATGGACTGCATCTTCGGGCTCGCCGTGCGGGAGTGTCACAGCAGGACGGCCGCTCACTCAGCTCGTCACCCGGAGTCTCTCAGTCAGGA GTCATGAAAACTTCACAAGCCAATCAGTCAGACAGTATGCCCAAGCAGTACGAAAAAAGCAAG AATTTCAGAGTCAACTACAAGACTTGTCACCATCAATGCTGAAACCTGAATATGCTTCTGTTCCACTTGCTCACAC AGTTGAAGATGTGGTCAAGAAGCTTCTCACACTGGAACTCGCAAGCCAT AGTGAAAAACTCCACTTGAAGAAGGAACAGCTGGTTGCAAAGGTCCGGAGGGATGAAAATGACCGCAGCTCACCGGAGGTTAAGA TTGCCATTTTGACGGCACAAATTCGCAACTTTCAGGAGCACTTGCAGAAGCACCCCAAG GACAAGGCTAACAAAAGGTGGATGCTGATGAGAATTGACCAAAGGAGCAAAATGCTAAAAGTCCTGAGAAGAACTCACTATGATGCATTTGAGAAGGTCTGTCAAGAACTTGGCATCTCATATACGTTCCCTCCAGAGTACTACAGACGGGCTACCCGACGCTGGTTGGCTAAGAAGGCCCTATGCATCAAG GTCTTCAAAGAGGTCCAGAAGCAAAAAGCAGAgcagagaaataaaatgaaacagtcactgtCTCAGGAGAAGACTGAAACCTCAAGCACTAGTCCTCCAGATGCCCAAGGGACTGCAATATAA
- the oscp1b gene encoding protein OSCP1 isoform X1 has protein sequence MSTRTLPLLFINLGGEMLYILDQRLRAQNIPSDKAKKATVAGWIEEDRRRVMNDIITTMFNKKFLEELFKPQELYSKKALRTVFDRLAHASIMRLNQASMDKLYDLMTMAFKYQVLLCPRPKDILLVTFNHMDAIKDFVRDTPSILSQVDETYRQLIEIYTPLSGGEFQLIRQTLLIFFQDMHIRVSIFLKDKVQNSNGRFVLPTSGPVPYGTHTPGLIRMFSCNGEEVKRTQFRDGGNYTSALREGSFELFGDRVIKLGTNMYSVSRPVETHMSGTSKNSSQHTKVNTIPNPLAKEELNLLAKLMGGLEVQKPSNTDSGFRVNLFATDEEEEEALISRPEELSYEVINIQATKDKQANAELAKIMGEFTEAGEPSPSSSSKGDDLLAMMDGL, from the exons ATGTCGACGAGAACACTACCTCTTCTGTTCATCAACCTCGGCGGAGAAATGCTCTACATCCTGGATCAGCGCCTGCGAGCCCAGAATATCCCGAGCGATAAAGCGAAGAAAG CCACTGTAGCAGGATGGATAGAGGAGGACAGAAGAAGAG TCATGAATGACATCATTACCACTATGTTCAACAAGAAATTCCTGGAGGAGCTGTTCAAGCCTCAAGAACTGTACTCAAAGAAGGCTTTGCGGACGGTCTTTGATCGACTTGCGCACGCCTCAATTATGAGGCTTAATCAAGCGAGTATGGACAAG CTTTATGACTTGATGACCATGGCATTCAAGTATCAGGTTCTTTTATGCCCTCGACCTAAAGATATTCTCCTTGTGACTTTCAACCATATGGATGCAATCAAGGACTTTGTGAGGGACACCCCTAGTATTCTCAGCCAAGTGGATGAGACATACAGACAACTCATAGAG ATATATACTCCTTTGTCTGGTGGAGAATTTCAACTAATTAGACAAACGTTGCTAATCTTCTTTCAAGATATGCACATACGA GTGTCAATATTTCtgaaagacaaagtgcaaaacTCAAATGGACGCTTTGTACTCCCTACATCAGGACCTGTACCATATGGGACACACACCCCAGGACTAATCCG AATGTTTAGCTGTAATGGTGAGGAAGTGAAGAGGACACAGTTCCGTGATGGAGGAAACTACACCTCTGCCCTTCGCGAGGGTTCTTTTGAGTTATTTGGTGACAGAGTCATTAAACTGGGCACAAACAT GTATAGCGTGAGCCGGCCAGTGGAGACCCACATGTCCGGAACCTCTAAAAATTCTTCACAGCATACCAAG GTCAACACTATACCAAACCCCTTGGCAAAGGAAGAGCTGAATCTGCTTGCTAAACTGATGGGTGGTTTGGAGGTGCAAAAACCAAGCAATACTGACTCTGGTTTCCGTGTCAACCTCTTTGCAACCGATGAGGAGGAAga GGAAGCTTTAATATCCAGACCTGAGGAGCTCTCTTATGAAGTTATTAATATCCAAGCAACCAAG GACAAACAAGCCAATGCAGAGTTGGCAAAGATCATGGGAGAGTTCACAGAAGCTGGAGAGCCTTCCCCAAGCTCCAGTAGCAAAGGTGATGACCTGTTGGCAATGATGGACGGTCTGTGA
- the LOC108433590 gene encoding cornifelin-like produces the protein MSNPVTHQPAAGSYGTNVQTGEWSTGLCSCCSDLLICGLGFLCPIALGCYTANKYGENACLACVPGGMAAMRTHMRLTYGIQGTICNDALMTCCCGIFETCRMAREIRIRNGEA, from the exons ATGTCAAACCCTGTGACTCATCAGCCAGCAGCAGGTTCATATGGAACCAACGTGCAGACAGGAGAGTGGAGCACAGGCCTCTGCTCCTGCTGCAGTGATCTGCTCATCT GTGGCCTTGGTTTTCTTTGTCCAATTGCACTGGGATGCTACACAGCTAACAAGTATGGAGAAAATGCATGTCTGGCATGTGTTCCTGGAGGCATGGCTGCTATGAGGACGCACATGAGACTGACCTATGGCATTCAA GGTACAATATGCAACGATGCCCTGATGACCTGTTGCTGTGGAATATTTGAGACTTGTCGAATGGCCAGAGAAATTCGCATTAGGAATGGAGAGGCATAA
- the oscp1b gene encoding protein OSCP1 isoform X2: MSTRTLPLLFINLGGEMLYILDQRLRAQNIPSDKAKKVMNDIITTMFNKKFLEELFKPQELYSKKALRTVFDRLAHASIMRLNQASMDKLYDLMTMAFKYQVLLCPRPKDILLVTFNHMDAIKDFVRDTPSILSQVDETYRQLIEIYTPLSGGEFQLIRQTLLIFFQDMHIRVSIFLKDKVQNSNGRFVLPTSGPVPYGTHTPGLIRMFSCNGEEVKRTQFRDGGNYTSALREGSFELFGDRVIKLGTNMYSVSRPVETHMSGTSKNSSQHTKVNTIPNPLAKEELNLLAKLMGGLEVQKPSNTDSGFRVNLFATDEEEEEALISRPEELSYEVINIQATKDKQANAELAKIMGEFTEAGEPSPSSSSKGDDLLAMMDGL, from the exons ATGTCGACGAGAACACTACCTCTTCTGTTCATCAACCTCGGCGGAGAAATGCTCTACATCCTGGATCAGCGCCTGCGAGCCCAGAATATCCCGAGCGATAAAGCGAAGAAAG TCATGAATGACATCATTACCACTATGTTCAACAAGAAATTCCTGGAGGAGCTGTTCAAGCCTCAAGAACTGTACTCAAAGAAGGCTTTGCGGACGGTCTTTGATCGACTTGCGCACGCCTCAATTATGAGGCTTAATCAAGCGAGTATGGACAAG CTTTATGACTTGATGACCATGGCATTCAAGTATCAGGTTCTTTTATGCCCTCGACCTAAAGATATTCTCCTTGTGACTTTCAACCATATGGATGCAATCAAGGACTTTGTGAGGGACACCCCTAGTATTCTCAGCCAAGTGGATGAGACATACAGACAACTCATAGAG ATATATACTCCTTTGTCTGGTGGAGAATTTCAACTAATTAGACAAACGTTGCTAATCTTCTTTCAAGATATGCACATACGA GTGTCAATATTTCtgaaagacaaagtgcaaaacTCAAATGGACGCTTTGTACTCCCTACATCAGGACCTGTACCATATGGGACACACACCCCAGGACTAATCCG AATGTTTAGCTGTAATGGTGAGGAAGTGAAGAGGACACAGTTCCGTGATGGAGGAAACTACACCTCTGCCCTTCGCGAGGGTTCTTTTGAGTTATTTGGTGACAGAGTCATTAAACTGGGCACAAACAT GTATAGCGTGAGCCGGCCAGTGGAGACCCACATGTCCGGAACCTCTAAAAATTCTTCACAGCATACCAAG GTCAACACTATACCAAACCCCTTGGCAAAGGAAGAGCTGAATCTGCTTGCTAAACTGATGGGTGGTTTGGAGGTGCAAAAACCAAGCAATACTGACTCTGGTTTCCGTGTCAACCTCTTTGCAACCGATGAGGAGGAAga GGAAGCTTTAATATCCAGACCTGAGGAGCTCTCTTATGAAGTTATTAATATCCAAGCAACCAAG GACAAACAAGCCAATGCAGAGTTGGCAAAGATCATGGGAGAGTTCACAGAAGCTGGAGAGCCTTCCCCAAGCTCCAGTAGCAAAGGTGATGACCTGTTGGCAATGATGGACGGTCTGTGA